In one window of Oligoflexus sp. DNA:
- a CDS encoding DEAD/DEAH box helicase produces MYKLRPYQQEAVDAAIRHFQREREPAVVVLPTGAGKSLVIAELARIAKGRVLVLAHVKELVEQNHQKYESYGLDGDMYAAGIYSAGLNRKDKNSKVIFGSIQSVARADAAFFEGFSLLIIDECHRVATDGDTQYLQVITRLRSNNPKLCVLGLTATPYRLGLGWIYQYHARGMLRTAEERFFKHCIYELSISTMIQGGFLTPPIKIDAPVAGYDFSRLRLREGTFSMNEVENILKDQKRVTPGIVANIVDMAADRQGVMIFTASVRHAEEILSLLPPESSALVVGDTATQERDRIVQDFKERKLKYLVNVSVLTTGFDAPHVDLIALLRPTESVSLYQQIIGRGLRLADGKKDCLVLDYTGLGHDIFSPTIDDDKPSEESVPVKVTCPLCGHENDFWGLVDDEGTLMEHFGRKCRGAQQDPKTLKIVPCSFRFRFKRCETCGAENDIAARVCSSCERTLVDNDKKLREAMALKDAHVMRPDSMVFEKKHDRKGGTHLELRYYDCDGEHLKEFFAFNSSNDMRAFYYNFMRLHLRIPERKWNLATIDDVIQHQHIFRMPLFIIARKKKYFWEIREKIFE; encoded by the coding sequence ATGTATAAACTCCGTCCCTATCAGCAGGAAGCGGTGGATGCCGCGATCCGCCACTTTCAAAGAGAGCGCGAACCCGCTGTGGTCGTTCTGCCCACAGGTGCGGGCAAGAGCCTTGTGATTGCCGAACTGGCCCGCATTGCCAAGGGCCGCGTGCTGGTCCTGGCGCATGTCAAGGAACTGGTCGAGCAGAACCATCAAAAATACGAGTCCTATGGACTTGACGGCGATATGTATGCAGCCGGTATCTATTCGGCCGGACTCAATCGCAAGGATAAAAATAGCAAGGTGATATTTGGCAGCATCCAATCCGTGGCGCGTGCCGATGCGGCCTTTTTTGAAGGCTTTTCGCTGCTCATCATCGACGAATGCCATCGCGTGGCCACCGATGGCGACACCCAATATCTGCAGGTCATCACTCGTCTGCGCTCGAACAATCCCAAGCTCTGCGTCCTTGGCCTGACCGCGACGCCTTACCGCCTGGGCCTCGGCTGGATCTATCAGTATCATGCACGCGGCATGCTGCGGACAGCGGAAGAACGCTTTTTCAAGCACTGCATCTATGAGCTTTCCATCAGCACCATGATTCAGGGCGGTTTTCTTACGCCTCCGATCAAGATAGATGCCCCGGTCGCGGGTTATGATTTTTCCCGGCTCCGTCTGCGCGAGGGCACATTTTCCATGAACGAGGTGGAAAATATCCTGAAGGACCAAAAAAGGGTCACACCGGGCATCGTGGCCAATATCGTGGACATGGCCGCGGACCGACAGGGCGTCATGATTTTCACCGCCTCCGTCCGGCATGCGGAAGAGATCCTCTCGCTTCTGCCCCCGGAATCCTCGGCCCTGGTCGTCGGCGATACAGCCACCCAGGAACGCGATCGCATCGTCCAGGACTTCAAGGAGCGCAAGCTCAAGTATCTCGTCAACGTTTCCGTTCTGACGACCGGCTTCGATGCGCCGCACGTGGATCTGATCGCTCTGCTGCGTCCCACCGAATCGGTCAGCCTCTATCAGCAAATCATCGGTCGGGGCCTGCGCCTTGCGGACGGGAAAAAGGATTGCCTCGTCCTCGACTACACGGGACTCGGCCACGATATTTTCAGTCCCACCATTGATGATGACAAACCCTCCGAAGAGTCCGTGCCTGTGAAGGTGACCTGCCCACTCTGCGGGCATGAAAATGATTTCTGGGGCCTTGTGGATGATGAAGGGACGCTGATGGAACACTTCGGCAGGAAATGCCGTGGGGCGCAGCAGGATCCTAAGACCCTGAAGATCGTACCCTGCAGCTTCCGCTTCCGCTTCAAACGCTGCGAAACCTGCGGAGCCGAGAATGATATCGCGGCCAGGGTCTGCAGCAGCTGCGAACGGACGCTGGTGGATAATGACAAGAAATTGCGCGAGGCCATGGCCCTGAAGGATGCGCATGTCATGCGGCCTGATTCCATGGTCTTCGAGAAAAAGCATGACCGCAAAGGAGGCACGCATCTGGAGCTTCGCTATTACGACTGCGATGGCGAGCATCTGAAAGAGTTCTTCGCCTTCAACAGTTCAAACGACATGCGGGCCTTTTACTACAACTTCATGCGCCTGCATCTTCGGATACCGGAACGCAAATGGAATTTGGCCACGATTGATGATGTGATCCAGCATCAGCACATCTTTCGGATGCCGCTTTTCATCATTGCGCGGAAAAAGAAGTATTTCTGGGAGATTCGGGAAAAGATCTTCGAATAA
- a CDS encoding Ku protein: MPGNVWKGSISFGLVNIPVSLQNAVREDHIEFRLLDKKSHCQVKYERVCKKNNKTIPWNDIVKGYEYAKDKFVVLTEKDFEKAALATSKAFEIEDFVPAEQIDSRYFSKPYYAIPEEGAEGVYALLREAIKETDTVGIGRITIRSKQHLAAVRALDDAIEINLMRFADEVIDQSDFDIPSHEKPKTQALKMAKQLIESLTADFNPRKYKDQYRENLQSIIDAKVKGKDIELTEAEEPRPTAVIDLVERLQASLKRSGSGPQPAKKAKTKTAKRTATKTARRAHPAKKRA, from the coding sequence ATGCCTGGAAACGTCTGGAAAGGATCCATCAGCTTTGGGCTTGTGAATATACCCGTCAGTCTTCAAAACGCCGTGCGCGAGGATCATATTGAGTTTCGCCTGCTCGATAAGAAATCCCACTGCCAGGTGAAATATGAAAGGGTCTGCAAGAAAAATAATAAAACCATTCCCTGGAATGACATTGTCAAAGGCTATGAATATGCCAAGGACAAATTCGTCGTCCTGACCGAAAAAGATTTCGAGAAAGCGGCCCTGGCCACCTCCAAAGCCTTCGAGATTGAGGACTTTGTCCCGGCCGAACAGATCGACTCCCGCTACTTTTCCAAGCCTTATTATGCGATTCCCGAGGAGGGCGCGGAAGGCGTCTATGCCCTTCTGAGGGAAGCCATCAAGGAAACAGATACTGTCGGCATCGGCCGCATCACCATACGCAGCAAGCAGCATCTGGCCGCCGTCAGGGCCTTGGATGACGCCATTGAAATTAACCTGATGCGTTTTGCCGACGAGGTCATCGATCAAAGCGACTTCGATATTCCCAGCCATGAAAAGCCTAAAACGCAGGCTTTGAAAATGGCGAAACAGCTGATCGAATCGTTGACCGCCGATTTCAATCCACGCAAGTATAAGGATCAGTATCGCGAAAATCTGCAGAGCATCATAGATGCCAAAGTCAAAGGCAAGGATATTGAACTGACGGAGGCGGAAGAACCACGTCCGACCGCAGTGATTGACCTCGTGGAACGATTGCAGGCCAGTTTAAAACGTTCCGGCAGCGGCCCGCAGCCAGCAAAGAAGGCGAAGACCAAAACGGCAAAACGTACCGCCACCAAAACAGCCCGGCGTGCTCATCCTGCAAAAAAGAGGGCTTAA
- a CDS encoding response regulator, with protein MQGRLRIFAERIINTVREPLLVLNKNLEVLMANPAFYEAFCACPLEMHGRSFFEISSFSVEPDILRDKLEAVFLYKQEFENHEITCHVPGACKTFHMNARRLDNLGEDVQESLEMVLLSLQDISERKRAELNEQEKVKAELANQTKSSFLANLSHEIRTPLSSIIGFADLLQREVDPDSPKATYVEIIRNNARHLLDLVGEVLDLSKIEARKFELASTEVFLFHEIGLVFDIMRSKAKEKNLTLELNSSPEVPEVIFTDPTRFRQILINLMGNAIKFTHQGGVKLIVGLCPSGLLQLSVVDTGIGIPAAQRDLIFDQFSQAKMPSAKNHEGTGLGLTLSRELARLLGGDIVLAESEEGRGSRFDVFLNPGSTNRSHESALPPSAPLPSRADGHSPSLSGIRVLLAEDGIDIQALYERILTYEGADVEVVENGEEAIRAATSQHFDIILMDHRMPILDGLQATTRLRALGYTSPILALTANATKEEREASLAAGCNDFLCKPIDSITLCESVAKWGTTRLQASI; from the coding sequence ATGCAAGGACGACTACGTATTTTTGCGGAACGTATCATCAATACGGTTCGAGAACCCCTCCTGGTTCTCAACAAAAATCTTGAAGTGCTGATGGCCAATCCCGCATTCTACGAAGCTTTTTGTGCCTGTCCTCTGGAAATGCATGGTCGATCGTTCTTCGAAATCAGCAGCTTCAGTGTTGAGCCCGATATTCTGCGCGACAAATTGGAAGCTGTTTTTCTTTATAAGCAGGAATTTGAGAATCACGAGATCACCTGCCATGTTCCTGGGGCGTGCAAAACTTTTCATATGAATGCCCGCCGCCTTGATAACCTTGGCGAAGATGTCCAGGAGAGTTTGGAAATGGTTCTGCTCTCTTTGCAGGACATTTCCGAAAGAAAACGAGCGGAGCTGAATGAGCAGGAAAAGGTGAAGGCCGAACTCGCCAACCAAACCAAGAGTTCTTTTCTTGCCAACCTGAGCCATGAGATCCGCACACCTCTTTCCTCGATCATCGGCTTTGCCGATCTTCTGCAAAGGGAGGTGGATCCGGATTCACCTAAAGCCACCTATGTGGAAATCATTCGCAATAATGCCCGGCATCTTTTGGACTTGGTCGGCGAGGTCCTGGATCTTTCCAAGATTGAGGCGCGAAAATTCGAACTGGCTTCGACCGAGGTCTTCCTCTTTCATGAGATCGGCCTCGTCTTTGATATTATGCGCAGCAAAGCCAAGGAAAAAAATCTGACTTTGGAACTGAACAGCAGTCCCGAGGTGCCGGAAGTCATCTTCACCGACCCCACCCGCTTTCGGCAGATTCTGATCAATCTCATGGGCAATGCCATCAAGTTCACCCATCAAGGTGGGGTGAAATTGATCGTCGGACTTTGTCCCTCGGGCCTTCTGCAGCTGTCTGTCGTCGACACCGGAATTGGAATTCCCGCGGCGCAGCGTGACTTGATTTTCGATCAGTTCAGCCAGGCGAAAATGCCTTCCGCGAAAAATCACGAAGGCACGGGCCTCGGTTTGACCTTATCCCGGGAACTGGCGCGCCTTCTAGGAGGCGATATCGTGCTGGCCGAGAGCGAGGAAGGTCGCGGCAGTCGCTTTGATGTTTTTCTGAATCCAGGTTCCACCAATCGCAGCCATGAAAGCGCCTTGCCACCCTCTGCCCCGCTTCCTTCCCGGGCGGATGGACATTCCCCGAGCCTGAGCGGCATTCGCGTGCTGCTGGCGGAAGATGGCATTGATATCCAGGCGCTTTATGAACGCATCCTGACCTATGAAGGCGCGGATGTCGAGGTCGTGGAAAACGGTGAAGAAGCGATCCGTGCCGCGACGAGTCAGCACTTCGACATTATTCTGATGGATCATCGCATGCCGATACTGGATGGTCTTCAGGCGACGACGCGCCTTCGGGCTCTCGGCTATACCTCGCCCATTCTTGCTCTGACGGCCAACGCCACCAAGGAAGAGCGGGAAGCGAGCCTGGCGGCGGGATGCAATGACTTCCTCTGCAAACCCATTGACAGCATAACGCTGTGTGAAAGCGTTGCCAAATGGGGTACGACGAGGCTTCAGGCCAGTATTTAA
- the ligD gene encoding DNA ligase D, producing the protein MAQTDVHGKLKVYRSKRNFSKTAEPRGDEKASKHQKLAFVVHKHDASHLHYDLRLEVRGVMKSWAVPKGPSFDPKVKRLAVEVEDHPMSYNRFEGTIPVAEYGGGTVMLWDEGYYTVDDPTADQDPEEIMEQRIEKGKLSITFHGHRLKGSFALVRTRRGSGSKPQWLLIKHSDDLADPDYDPVRDELTSVASERSMEELAGAKKTAASPRKKASAKAEAPAPPGPELRPMLVSTAEDLPTGADWVYEQKLDGVRVLAFVDKDGVALVSRLGKDKTRQFPEFEAPLQKLAQTLKGPLILDGEITAVDPDGKPLGFQTMMGRIHLDDEAAVKSEIKATPLVFFIFDILLQGKDNLLSETWTTRREILEKVMKPNKNKLLHLVPYSEDPEEMLQRSEKEEWEGLIAKDRSSTYQAGLRTKTWWKWRTLKREEFIIGGWTEPKGSRELIGSLLLGYYDENKKLQYAGHAGSGFTRRTLVEVHRLLKKLEQSRSPFTGKVETNSPAHWVKPEVIAEIRFKEWTADRKLRQGIFLGVRDDKRPQDIQGEPAKAPNTELAQEIQSLPNRSAELLVGTETLAVSHLDKVYFPKVGVTKRDLLNYYASMMDLILPWMQGRPLVLKRFPDGIGSKGFYQQEPDEKAPGPVEKVETEQGEERRLIGGEPVTLLYLAQIGAISYDPWHARYDQLHHPDYSIIDLDPGEGTPFSTVRKVALACLDVLDEAGIQPAVKTSGASGIHIYLPLPPETSWETSRILAELVCTLVLRKAPKISTLERSVKKRPKGTVYLDAQQNYLTRSVAGVWSVRAEPMATISTPISRDDLENGVEPTDFTLKKPERSRHQLWEDAMGKPVGIEKILRLAEPEPKARGVDKKRKKH; encoded by the coding sequence ATGGCACAAACGGACGTCCACGGCAAACTCAAGGTCTATCGGTCGAAGCGAAACTTCAGCAAAACCGCCGAGCCGCGCGGAGATGAAAAGGCTTCGAAGCACCAGAAGCTGGCCTTTGTCGTTCATAAGCATGATGCCAGTCATCTGCACTATGATCTGCGTTTGGAAGTCCGCGGCGTCATGAAAAGCTGGGCCGTACCGAAGGGCCCTTCCTTTGATCCCAAAGTGAAGAGGCTGGCTGTCGAGGTCGAAGACCATCCCATGTCCTATAACCGCTTTGAAGGGACGATTCCTGTTGCGGAATATGGCGGCGGCACAGTGATGCTCTGGGATGAAGGCTATTACACCGTGGATGATCCGACAGCGGATCAGGATCCGGAAGAAATCATGGAGCAAAGGATCGAGAAAGGAAAACTTTCCATCACTTTCCATGGGCATCGGCTGAAAGGATCTTTTGCCCTTGTGCGCACGCGTCGCGGATCGGGCAGCAAACCGCAGTGGCTTTTAATCAAACACAGTGATGACCTGGCTGATCCTGATTATGATCCCGTGCGGGATGAACTGACCTCTGTGGCCAGTGAGCGTTCGATGGAAGAACTCGCGGGTGCGAAGAAGACTGCGGCGAGTCCACGGAAGAAAGCCAGCGCAAAAGCGGAGGCTCCTGCCCCTCCTGGACCTGAACTAAGACCCATGCTCGTGTCCACCGCGGAAGATCTGCCGACCGGCGCCGATTGGGTTTATGAACAGAAACTCGATGGCGTTCGGGTCCTGGCGTTTGTCGATAAGGATGGAGTGGCCCTGGTTTCGCGCCTGGGCAAGGATAAAACCCGTCAGTTCCCTGAATTCGAGGCGCCTCTTCAGAAACTCGCCCAAACTCTGAAAGGACCTTTGATTCTGGATGGGGAAATCACAGCGGTCGATCCGGATGGAAAGCCCCTGGGATTTCAAACCATGATGGGGCGCATTCATCTGGATGATGAAGCGGCCGTTAAGTCCGAAATCAAGGCCACTCCTCTGGTTTTTTTCATTTTTGATATTCTTTTGCAGGGGAAGGACAATCTTCTTTCTGAAACCTGGACCACGCGCCGCGAGATCCTGGAAAAGGTGATGAAGCCCAATAAGAATAAACTGCTTCATCTAGTGCCTTATAGTGAAGATCCCGAAGAGATGCTGCAGCGCTCCGAAAAGGAGGAGTGGGAAGGCCTGATCGCCAAGGATCGGAGCAGCACCTATCAGGCGGGTCTTCGCACCAAAACCTGGTGGAAGTGGCGAACTCTGAAGCGCGAGGAATTTATCATAGGCGGCTGGACCGAGCCCAAGGGCAGTCGGGAATTGATCGGAAGTCTTCTGCTCGGCTATTACGATGAGAACAAAAAACTACAGTATGCAGGGCATGCAGGCAGTGGCTTCACCCGCAGAACCCTGGTTGAAGTCCATCGCCTTTTGAAGAAGCTTGAGCAATCCCGCTCGCCTTTCACAGGCAAGGTCGAGACCAATAGCCCGGCGCACTGGGTGAAACCCGAGGTCATCGCGGAAATTCGCTTCAAGGAATGGACGGCCGATCGCAAACTGCGGCAGGGCATCTTCCTTGGTGTGCGGGATGATAAGCGGCCGCAGGATATCCAAGGCGAGCCTGCGAAGGCCCCGAATACCGAGTTGGCACAGGAGATTCAATCCCTTCCGAATCGATCGGCTGAGCTTTTGGTGGGAACGGAAACTCTTGCTGTCTCGCATTTGGATAAGGTTTATTTTCCCAAAGTCGGGGTGACCAAACGCGATCTTTTAAACTACTATGCGTCGATGATGGATCTTATTTTACCGTGGATGCAGGGTCGTCCTTTGGTGTTGAAGCGCTTTCCGGATGGAATAGGGTCCAAAGGATTCTATCAGCAGGAGCCCGATGAAAAAGCGCCCGGCCCTGTGGAAAAAGTCGAAACCGAGCAGGGCGAGGAGCGTCGTCTGATCGGCGGTGAACCCGTCACGCTTCTTTATCTGGCGCAAATAGGAGCGATCAGCTACGACCCCTGGCATGCGCGTTATGATCAGCTCCATCATCCTGATTATTCCATCATCGACCTCGATCCCGGTGAAGGCACGCCCTTCAGCACCGTGCGCAAGGTGGCCCTGGCATGCCTCGATGTGCTCGACGAGGCCGGCATCCAGCCTGCCGTGAAAACCAGCGGAGCCTCGGGTATTCATATCTATTTGCCTCTGCCCCCGGAAACGAGTTGGGAAACCTCTCGCATTCTGGCTGAACTCGTCTGCACACTGGTCCTGCGCAAGGCTCCTAAAATTTCCACACTGGAACGCTCCGTTAAAAAACGCCCCAAAGGCACCGTTTACCTTGATGCCCAGCAAAACTACCTGACCCGCAGCGTGGCCGGAGTCTGGTCTGTTCGCGCCGAGCCCATGGCGACCATTTCCACTCCCATCAGTCGGGATGATCTGGAAAACGGCGTCGAGCCTACTGATTTCACCCTGAAGAAACCCGAACGCAGCCGCCATCAACTGTGGGAAGACGCCATGGGGAAACCCGTGGGCATTGAAAAGATTCTGCGCCTTGCCGAACCGGAACCCAAAGCCCGGGGGGTCGACAAAAAACGGAAAAAGCACTAA
- a CDS encoding aldo/keto reductase translates to MQMPRIMYGTAWKKDQTARLVEKAVRYGFSGIDTACQPKHYHEAGVGEALTALQAQGLRREHIFLQTKFTPLAGQDPERVPYNPDAPLAEQVAQSFATSQKNLGTEYVDSLVLHSPLSRWDQFLSVWRAMEALHGRGAAKQLGISNCYDPVLFQRLHQEARVKPSVLQNRFYADTGYDKELRAFCRERGIVYQSFWTLTANPQILRSRVVQQLARAYRKTEAQVFFRYLTQIGIVPLTGTTSDQHMQEDLAIFDFEIAADALPHIEALLV, encoded by the coding sequence ATGCAAATGCCCAGGATCATGTATGGAACCGCATGGAAAAAGGATCAGACGGCACGTCTCGTGGAAAAGGCGGTGCGGTATGGATTCAGTGGAATTGATACGGCCTGTCAGCCCAAGCATTATCACGAAGCCGGCGTCGGCGAGGCTCTCACGGCCCTTCAGGCCCAGGGCCTGCGTCGTGAGCATATCTTTTTGCAGACCAAGTTCACGCCGCTCGCCGGACAGGATCCCGAGCGCGTGCCCTATAACCCCGATGCCCCGCTCGCGGAACAGGTGGCTCAGTCGTTCGCGACTTCGCAGAAAAACCTGGGAACGGAGTATGTGGATTCTTTAGTGCTGCATTCACCGCTCTCGCGCTGGGATCAGTTCCTTAGCGTTTGGCGGGCGATGGAGGCGCTTCATGGTCGCGGAGCAGCCAAACAGCTTGGTATCAGCAACTGCTATGACCCTGTCCTGTTTCAAAGGCTCCATCAGGAAGCGCGGGTGAAGCCTTCGGTTCTGCAGAATCGGTTTTATGCGGATACGGGATATGATAAAGAGCTGCGGGCGTTCTGTCGCGAGCGGGGCATCGTTTATCAAAGCTTTTGGACGTTGACGGCGAATCCGCAGATATTACGGAGCCGGGTTGTGCAGCAGCTGGCGCGGGCCTATCGTAAAACTGAGGCGCAAGTTTTTTTTCGCTATCTGACGCAGATCGGAATCGTGCCTCTGACTGGAACGACTTCGGATCAGCATATGCAGGAGGATTTGGCGATTTTTGATTTTGAGATTGCGGCGGATGCCCTGCCTCATATCGAGGCTTTACTGGTTTGA